Proteins from a genomic interval of Aspergillus flavus chromosome 7, complete sequence:
- a CDS encoding cytochrome b5-like heme binding domain-containing protein (cytochrome b5, putative): MSQTFTPADVASHNNADKGLYIIIDNNVYDVTKFVDEHPGGAKILKRVAGKDASKQFWKYHNEGVLKKYTPKLKIGEVKEAAKL; the protein is encoded by the exons atgtCTCAGACCTTCACACCTGCCGACGTCGCTTCCCACAACAACGCCGACAAAGGCCTTtatatcatcatcgacaacaaTGTGTACGATGTGACCAAGTTCGTGGATGAGCACCCCGGGGGTGCGAAGATCTTGAAGCGTGTCGCTGGGAAAGATGCTAGCAAGCAGTTTTGGAAG TATCACAACGAGGGTGTGTTGAAGAAGTATACGCCAAAGCTGAAGATCGGGGAAGTGAAAGAAGCTGCAAAACTGTGA
- a CDS encoding acyl-coenzyme A synthetase (acetate-CoA ligase): MSRHPQQLVHGSSLRDPESFWSHHAEQLYWHRKPSHVISRHTKSLPSGTSHDHWSWFPDGEISTTYNCVDRHVENGNGDNVAIIWDSPVTGTKEKYTYRQLLEEVEVLAGVLREEGVRKGDVVIIYMPMIPAALIAALAISRLGAIHAAVFGGFAAKSLAQRIEAARPRAIMTASCGIEGSKGPVAYRPLVEGAIEASSFKPEKVIVWQRDQLRWNRPDKLGGQRNWQRLVKSARMRGIKAGPVPVASTDGLYIIYTSGTTGLPKGVVREAGGHAVGLHLSIRYLFGIQGPGDVMFCASDIGWVVGHSYILYAPLLVGATTVLFEGKPVGTPDAGTFWRVIEEHRANVLFTAPTAMRAIRKDDPDNKFFEEVARRGGLKHFRALFLAGERSEPSIVQVYQDLLSRHAAPGAIVVDNWWSSESGSPISGLALRSTAGMTLGDDKEVMPLAIRPGSAGLPMPGFDVRIVDDEGREVPRGTMGNIVLNMPLAPTAFTRLFNDDERFYKGYLKRFSGRWVDTGDAGMIDQDGYIHVMARTDDIINVAAHRFSTGAIEQAILSHPEVGEASVVGIPDTLKGHLPFAFIQPRTASAALPATPTPELFNAINQRVREQIGAIASLGGMIQGRGMIPKTRSGKTLRRVLRELLEHGVRGDYGAPVSIPPTVEDADVVEIARSKVREYFEEKQRSRAKL; the protein is encoded by the exons ATGTCACGTCATCCACAGCAGCTGGTGCACGGCTCTTCTCTTCGGGACCCGGAGAGCTTCTGGTCTCATCATGCAGAGCAGCTTTACTGGCACCGGAAACCATCCCATGTGATTAGCCGACATACCAAATCTCTTCCCAGCGGTACTAGCCACGACCATTGGTCCTGGTTCCCCGACGGCGAGATCTCTACGACCTACAACTGCGTCGACCGTCACGTGGAGAATGGTAACGGTGACAATGTTGCTATTATTTGGGACTCCCCGGTAACGGGGACGAAAGAGAAATATACCTACCGACAGCTGTtagaggaggttgaggtcTTGGCGGGTGTATTACGAGAAGAAGGAGTGCGCAAGGGTGATGTAGTCATTATTTACA TGCCCATGATTCCAGCCGCGCTCATTGCAGCATTGGCGATTTCTCGACTGGGGGCAATCCATGCAGCCGTGTTTGGCGGGTTTGCGGCCAAGTCCCTCGCACAGCGGATTGAAGCTGCCAGGCCACGAGCCATCATGACAGCATCATGTGGTATAGAAGGGTCTAAGGGCCCTGTTGCCTATAGACCATTAGTCGAGGGGGCTATTGAGGCAAGTAGCTTTAAGCCTGAAAAGGTCATTGTTTGGCAAAGAGATCAACTGCGGTGGAATCGACCCGATAAGCTGGGTGGACAGCGCAACTGGCAACGGTTGGTCAAAAGCGCACGCATGCGTGGCATCAAAGCCGGACCGGTACCTGTGGCTAGCACGGATGgattgtatattatatacacCAGCG GTACCACCGGGCTGCCAAAGGGAGTTGTCCGAGAGGCTGGCGGACATGCAGTCGGATTGCATCTGTCCATTAGGTATCTATTTGGTATTCAGGGCCCAGGGGATGTAATGTTCTGCGCTTCTGATATCGGGTGGGTAGTCGGCCACTCCTACATCTTATACGCACCCCTTTTGGTTGGCGCAACTACAGTACTCTTCGAAGGAAAGCCCGTGGGAACCCCAGATGCGGGAACATTCTGGAGGGTTATCGAGGAACACAGGGCCAACGTCCTATTCACAGCACCTACGGCCATGCGTGCCATCCGAAAGGATGATCCAGACAATAAGTTCTTCGAGGAGGTGGCCCGTCGAGGTGGCCTGAAGCATTTCAGAGCTCTTTTTCTCGCCGGTGAGAGGAGCGAGCCCAGTATTGTTCAGGTGTATCAGGATCTATTATCCCGTCATGCCGCCCCTGGTGCCATTGTCGTAGATAATTGGTGGTCATCCGAATCAGGTTCACCTATCTCTGGGCTGGCACTAAGAAGCACAGCTGGAATGACGTTGGGTGATGACAAGGAAGTAATGCCGCTGGCTATTCGACCGGGGTCGGCCGGATTGCCAATGCCGGGGTTTGACGTTCggattgttgatgatgaaggccGAGAAGTTCCCCGAGGGACGATGGGCAACATCGTCCTAAATATGCCATTGGCTCCCACAGCTTTTACCCGATTGTTTAATGATGACGAGAGATTCTACAAGGGATATCTCAAGCGCTTTTCGGGTAGATGGGTGGACACAGGGGACGCAGGTATGATCGACCAGGATGGGTACATTCATGTCATGGCGCGAACGgacgatatcatcaatgTGGCTGCGCATCGGTTTAGTACAG GCGCAATTGAACAGGCCATTCTGTCACATCCAGAGGTCGGCGAGGCCAGCGTTGTTGGCATACCGGACACACTGAAGGGACACCTTCCTTTTGCCTTTATACAGCCACGGACTGCATCTGCCGCCCTGCCAGCGACACCTACCCCAGAGCTGTTCAACGCGATCAATCAACGAGTCCGTGAGCAGATCGGAGCAATCGCATCGCTCGGAGGCATGATACAGGGACGCGGGATGATCCCGAAGACACGCAGCGGCAAGACATTGCGGCGAGTATTGCGGGAGCTGCTCGAACACGGGGTGCGCGGGGATTATGGGGCCCCGGTGAGCATCCCGCCGACAGTGGAGGACGCTGATGTAGTGGAAATAGCGCGAAGCAAAGTGCGAGAGTACTTTGAAGAGAAACAACGAAGCCGAGCCAAATTGTAG
- a CDS encoding putative nuclear migration protein, protein MATETVSQISPAEVFPTPSTTPRRGSSMHSRGNSSPGPSSSPPSPSNQSFFLDGRRDFQDVTYEDTLSPLDPRRFTPTLHASLVSEILSLRRDVESKTKAIDVLERTLDESRIEAEDLTERLSQSTKETRSLKHQLQLVEGGTSSALTELARERDEALENISDVRKKLDQAQKKARSREDEVDKTLKLWDRDKELWDGERRSLERKIHVVEGRLKVVLAEVAAVQAAGNFHQIQSHDGAALAKDEAMGKDSDTASAHSSSQGRRRTSVTSVSTDGSDLHDLRYSVASVVNIPGAKHDGINLAQELAFDEEDDFELPDDDFTPYSPEALPEERPTSVHSQLSHTMGMGVKARKILGLSLHSVDSSGFKSEPSSPWKPPPTATTTASYCYQDAGIQYSPPLSPKLQLETGTVACEKHAEGRDVSVLYQTRDSSTWMAPVNMVSTSSQTVGDLPTPPWTPELGEPSPSKTTGQAAMVSTSIQTERLTAPEMHEKRANLPQNCRSSSDIGVPMIAIHPPCSEPSSPRGSVVLPPQTKSASCQTDSKPIVDIRTVGIQTEEIRIDQRPIKLPASLLPSAIPDLPLRTNLQDPPIQPYHAPSPRTRKEVPPPPPIPAKAPARSKPHEHVQAYPGNNDNGPLSVESKTDLRRPLRSSSLFAGFDQPSDEEASPRVRDTFTDDELLNRPFASYTLRRGKLVSTQGYPSLDETTEIDEHILDAEAHLYDATADLEMKNPSRASRMSPRTGAAPLWTRQQDIRRAAMISNGAAAHQRIRSPSEPSLDGSASGGSSIAPPFPVPIRLSSRKFPVKGNDDQQSPTPSNPRKFSDQGRPSITRQPTLRRVRSAAAMSQTEPDRPVTRSSPTMSTSSCAADSPQYPSLPFNDITTPRRIRRASQGRSNNSGHPTRAFSHQRDDSTATSVQPTSVVDAIAQTMVGEWMFKYVRRRRSFGGVGEAKDNWEGRNAEEVSANIANSGSRHKRWVWLAPYERAIMWSSRQPTSGPALLGKSGRKLTIQSVLDVKDDNPLPKGFDTQNQFNRSILILTPERALKFTATTIERHYVWLTALSFLSHSAMGLHDLAALPPIPREEFASSAPTATLRRNPIRDSIRIAKGRPRPRPRGKRAFKHPEPVPELPAEVDMADAADPPTIPRFSNHSRKRSNTTPRIPMIRSFSNQGTVPLMPPTQGALEAYAPPPTNSGRTSEASVRTGNYFDAIGTVRMEAFIDQTESNQNHATYPRHVRKPSSPWSSESQRIYDLDHPRYDDLGSFRHDDPFGGF, encoded by the exons ATGGCAACAGAGACGGTCTCCCAAATTTCCCCTGCAGAGGTGTTTCCCACACCCTCTACCACGCCTCGGAGAGGTTCATCTATGCATTCCCGGGGAAATTCCTCTCCTGGTCCCTCATCGTcgccaccatctccatcaaaCCAGAGTTTCTTCCTCGATGGACGCCGAGACTTCCAAGATGTCACATATGAGGACACTTTGTCGCCCCTAGATCCCAGGAGGTTTACTCCAACACTACATGCTTCACTTGTTTCGGAGATCTTGTCTTTACGGCGGGACGTGGAGAGTAAAACCAAGGCCATTGATGTCCTGGAGCGAACTCTGGATGAATCGCGCATAGAGGCTGAGGATCTCACTGAGCGTTTATCACAGAGTACTAAGGAGACGCGGTCCCTCAAACATCAGTTACAGCTTGTGGAAGGGGGTACCTCCTCAGCTCTTACGGAGCTCGCAAGGGAGAGGGATGAAGCGCTGGAGAATATCTCGGATGTTCGAAAGAAACTGGACCAGGCGCAAAAGAAAGCCCGCAGTCGAGAAGACGAGGTCGATAAGACATTGAAGCTTTGGGACCGCGATAAGGAACTCTGGGACGGTGAACGTAGAAGCCTGGAACGCAAGATCCATGTTGTTGAGGGTCGTCTCAAGGTGGTCTTGGCCGAAGTGGCAGCGGTCCAAGCAGCTGGGAATTTTCATCAGATACAGAGCCACGATGGTGCTGCTTTGGCCAAAGACGAAGCCATGGGGAAGGACAGTGATACTGCGAGCGCCCACTCAAGCAGTCAAGGGAGACGGCGGACCAGTGTCACAAGCGTAAGCACTGACGGGAGTGATCTCCATGATCTCCGGTATTCTGTGGCAAGTGTTGTCAATATACCAGGTGCGAAACACGATGGTATAAACCTTGCGCAAGAACTGGCattcgacgaggaagacgattTTGAACTGCCCGACGATGATTTTACCCCTTATTCACCCGAGGCACTTCCGGAAGAACGCCCAACGTCAGTCCATTCACAATTGTCCCACACAATGGGAATGGGGGTAAAGGCAAGGAAGATCCTGGGCCTCTCTCTCCATAGTGTAGATAGCTCTGGATTCAAGTCGGAACCGAGTAGTCCCTGGAAACCACcgccaacagcaacaacgaCAGCGAGCTATTGCTATCAAGATGCTGGAATCCAATATTCGCCCCCTCTGTCCCCGAAGTTGCAACTAGAGACTGGGACTGTGGCCTGTGAAAAGCATGCTGAAGGCCGTGACGTCTCTGTCTTGTACCAGACGAGAGACAGCAGCACGTGGATGGCTCCAGTAAATATGGTATCGACATCTTCTCAAACTGTCGGTGATTTGCCCACTCCTCCTTGGACTCCTGAGCTTGGTGAACCATCGCCATCGAAGACCACTGGTCAGGCTGCCATGGTCTCTACGTCCATCCAAACAGAACGACTTACTGCTCCTGAAATGCATGAGAAACGCGCCAACCTTCCTCAAAACTGTCGGAGTTCCTCAGATATCGGGGTCCCAATGATTGCAATTCATCCACCATGCTCCGAGCCTTCTTCGCCCCGAGGGAGTGTGGTTCTGCCACCACAAACTAAGAGCGCTTCTTGCCAAACTGACTCGAAACCCATCGTCGATATCCGAACTGTGGGCATACAGACAGAGGAAATTCGAATCGATCAGCGGCCTATCAAATTGCCTGCGAGTTTACTACCGTCTGCCATCCCAGATTTACCCCTTCGTACCAATCTCCAGGATCCTCCGATCCAGCCGTATCACGCCCCATCTCCAAGAACGAGGAAAGAGGTACCACCGCCACCACCTATCCCAGCCAAGGCACCTGCACGAAGCAAGCCTCACGAGCACGTGCAAGCTTACCCCGGTAACAACGACAACGGTCCGTTGTCTGTTGAGTCAAAGACAGATTTAAGACGGCCCCTGAGATCTAGTAGTCTCTTTGCCGGATTTGACCAACCAAGTGATGAGGAAGCGTCACCTAGAGTGAGAGATACTTTCACTGATGATGAGCTGCTAAATCGACCGTTCGCTTCATATACTCTGAGAAGAGGTAAATTGGTTTCCACTCAGGGATATCCTAGCTTAGACGAGACCACGGAAATAGATGAGCACATACTGGATGCAGAAGCACATTTATATGATGCAACGGCCGATCTTGAGATGAAAAATCCAAGCAGAGCTTCTCGGATGAGTCCGCGAACAGGAGCAGCGCCCTTGTGGACACGCCAACAGGACATACGCAGAGCGGCCATGATATCCAACGGGGCAGCTGCACACCAGAGAATACGGAGCCCCAGCGAGCCGAGTCTCGATGGTAGCGCCAGTGGTGGTTCTAGTATAGCTCCCCCATTTCCCGTCCCTATTCGACTTAGTTCGCGCAAATTCCCAGTTAAGGGCAACGATGATCAGCAGAGTCCTACTCCTTCGAACCCCCGGAAATTTTCTGATCAAGGGCGGCCGTCGATCACTCGGCAACCTACTTTGCGGCGAGTGCGGTCTGCTGCCGCAATGTCTCAGACAGAGCCTGACCGGCCTGTAACCCGATCGTCACCTACCATGTCAACATCCTCCTGCGCGGCAGATAGTCCTCAATATCCGTCTCTCCCATTCAACGATATTACCACTCCTCGGCGGATTAGGCGGGCAAGCCAAGGGCGATCCAATAACAGCGGCCACCCTACACGCGCGTTTTCCCACCAGCGAGATGATTCTACGGCGACATCGGTCCAGCCAACTAGTGTCGTTGATGCTATTGCTCAAACGATGGTGGGAGAGTGGATGTTCAAGTACGTTCGTCGAAGGAGATCTTTCGGCGGGGTTGGTGAAGCCAAAGATAACTGGGAAGGCCGGAATGCTGAAGAAGTGTCAGCGAACATCGCCAACAGTGGATCAAGGCACAAACGATGGGTTTGGCTGGCTCCGTATGAGCGAGCGATTATGTGGAGTAGCAGGCAGCCAACAAGTGGACCAGCGTTACTTGGCAAGAGCGGCAGAAAAT TGACGATTCAATCTGTCCTTGATGTCAAAGACGACAACCCTTTACCTAAGGGATTCGACACGCAAAATCAATTTAACCgatccatcctcatccttaCCCCCGAACGAGCCCTCAAGTTCACCGCCACTACCATCGAACGGCATTACGTCTGGCTAACTGCCCTGTCATTTTTGAGTCATTCCGCCATGGGCCTTCACGACCTCGCAGCTCTACCGCCTATACCGCGGGAGGAGTTTGCATCTTCCGCGCCCACTGCGACTTTGCGTCGCAACCCCATCCGCGATTCTATAAGAATTGCCAAAGGCCGACCAAGGCCAAGACCGAGAGGGAAGCGAGCATTCAAACATCCTGAGCCGGTTCCAGAGCTCCCAGCAGAGGTGGATATGGCAGATGCCGCTGACCCACCCACGATTCCCCGGTTCTCTAACCATTCGCGGAAGCGCAGCAATACGACTCCTCGGATTCCCATGATCCGCAGCTTTTCCAATCAGGGTACCGTGCCATTAATGCCTCCAACGCAAGGCGCGTTGGAAGCATATGCTCCTCCCCCTACGAACAGTGGCCGTACCTCCGAGGCCAGCGTGAGGACTGGTAATTACTTCGATGCCATTGGTACCGTCCGCATGGAGGCGTTCATTGACCAGACCGAATCCAACCAAAACCATGCTACATATCCAAGGCATGTGCGGAAACCTTCGAGTCCTTGGAGCTCGGAAAGCCAGCGAATTTATGATCTTGATCACCCAAGGTATGACGATCTTGGATCTTTTCGCCATGATGATCCTTTTGGAGGATTTTAA
- the rasB gene encoding ras small monomeric GTPase RasB (protein ras-2), giving the protein MSGKMTLYKLVVLGDGGVGKTALTIQLCLNHFVETYDPTIEDSYRKQVVIDQQSCMLEVLDTAGQEEYTALRDQWIRDGEGFVLVYSITSRASFSRIQKFYNQIKMVKESASSGSPTGASYLASPINNPSGPPLPVPVMLVGNKSDKAVERAVSAQEGQALAKDLGCEFVEASAKNCINVEKAFYDVVRMLRQQRQQQQGGRSQDRRPTGLGPMRDRDAGPEYPKSFRTDRGGRHRGSIKCTIL; this is encoded by the exons ATGTCGGGGAAAATGACACTCTACAAGTTGGTGGTGCTGGGGGATGGTGGTGTCGGAAAAACGGCGCTCACAATTCAG TTATGTTTAAACCATTTCGTCGAGACGTACGATCCAACGATCGAAGATTCGTATCGAAAGCAGGTGGTGATCGATCAGCAATCATGCATGTTGGAAGTGTTAGATACCGCAGGCCAGGAAGAATACACAGCACTTAGGGATCAGTGGATCCGTGATGGTGAAGGGTTTGTGCTTGTTTACAGTATCACCTCACGAGCCTCTTTTTCGAGAATACAGAAGTTTTACAACCAGATCAAAATGGTCAAAGAATCAGCCAGCTCAGGCTCTCCCACCGGCGCCAGCTATCTAGCCTCCCCGATCAACAATCCCTCCGGACCTCCGCTTCCTGTTCCCGTGATGCTGGTTGGTAATAAGAGCGATAAAGCTGTTGAGCGAGCAGTGTCCGCGCAGGAAGGCCAGGCCCTAGCCAAGGACCTGGGCTGCGAGTTTGTTGAAGCGTCTGCGAAAAATTGCATCAATGTCGAAAAAGCTTTCTACGACGTGGTTCGGATGCTCAGGCAGCAAcggcaacaacaacaaggagGACGCTCACAGGATCGCCGACCCACTGGCTTGGGTCCCATGCGCGACCGTGATGCTGGTCCAGAATACCCGAAGTCCTTCCGGACTGACCGCGGTGGGCGGCATCGGGGCTCAATAAAATGCACCATTCTGTGA
- a CDS encoding HAD-like domain-containing protein, which yields MPIDILPKVLFFDVFGTVVEWCPSVTRELKDAAERALHDPRKPIPPDERARVSQMTFTDWLSIAEDWRQSYGQFTAQFDPSQGFVSVDQHHFTALSKLLQERKIGNLFTDSERWDLSLCWHRLAPWPDSVRGLELLSRRFRTCTLSNGNVSLLEDLRRFGSLPFTDIASAEDFGAYKPSPQVYRGAAARFDVDPSHCALVAAHLSDLKAAKAQGFQTIYVARSKEETEDIAQAKQEGYVDLWIELNTGIQEHEVYRHADADGHFRRKASVFRSSVSSDPAAEFPAEKDRYVLYLGYGCPWAHRTNIVRSLKGLEEIIQLVVLDPELGPDGWFFSGRWGSAEKDPLYGFTQLRQLYFKANPAYEGRYTIPVLWDKKKGTIVNNESSEIIRMFYTEFDHLLPDELREINRPGGGFYPQPLRKDIDEMNDWVYHQINNGVYKTGFATTQEAYKENIYPLFEALDRIENHLAQPGHQPYLFGENITEADIRLYTTIARFDVAYYLIFKCNLKMIRHDYPRIHDWYRRLYFDESKRTRGGAFKKTTYFDIVSSVLGDLADLTKSLILACSTNLAT from the exons ATGCCAATCGATATACTTCCCAAGGTCCTGTTCTTCGACGTATTCGGAACCGTTGTGGAATGGTGCCCGTCCGTCACGAGAGAGTTGAAAGACGCCGCTGAGCGCGCCCTTCATGATCCCCGCAAGCCTATTCCTCCGGATGAACGCGCACGGGTCTCACAGATGACTTTTACAGATTGGCTCTCAATTGCGGAAGATTGGCGACAGTCCTATGGACAGTTCACTGCCCAGTTTGACCCCTCTCAAGGCTTCGTTTCGGTCGATCAGCACCATTTCACTGCCCTGTCCAAGCTACTCCAGGAACGGAAGATCGGGAATCTCTTCACAGACAGCGAGAGATGGGATCTGTCGCTCTGCTGGCACCGACTTGCTCCATGGCCTGACAGCGTGCGAGGCCTGGAGCTGTTGAGCCGAAGATTCCGCACGTGCACCCTGTCAAACGGCAACGTCTCTCTGCTAGAGGACCTCCGGCGCTTTGGCTCCTTGCCTTTTACGGATATAGCCAGTGCAGAGGACTTTGGGGCGTATAAACCCTCGCCTCAGGTGTATCGCGGGGCAGCCGCCCGCTTCGACGTGGACCCCAGTCACTGCGCCCTGGTGGCAGCCCATCTCTCAGACCTGAAGGCCGCCAAAGCACAAGGTTTTCAGACAATCTACGTTGCACGGTCTAAAGAAGAGACGGAGGATATCGCTCAAGCAAAGCAAGAGGGGTATGTGGATCTTTGGATCGAGCTGAACACAG GCATTCAGGAACACGAAGTCTACCGTCACGCCGACGCTGATGGACACTTTCGGCGTAAAGCTTCGGTCTTTCGCTCGTCCGTGTCCAGTGATCCCGCGGCTGAATTCCCTGCCGAAAAAGACCGCTACGTCTTGTACTTGGGGTACGGCTGTCCATGGGCGCATCGGACTAACATCGTTCGATCACTCAAAGGTCTCGAGGAGATAATCCAGCTAGTGGTTTTGGATCCTGAGCTGGGGCCTGATGGGTGGTTCTTCTCAGGTCGGTGGGGTTCGGCAGAGAAGGATCCTCTGTATGGGTTCACGCAACTGAGACAGCTTTATTTCAAAGCAAATCCGGCGTACGAAGGGCGATACACCATCCCGGTACTGTgggacaagaagaaaggaacaatCGTGAATAATGAGAGCAGCGAGATTATTCGGATGTTCTATACCGAATTTGACCATCTGCTTCCAGATGAGTTGCGTGAAATCAACAGGCCGGGTGGAGGATTTTACCCTCAGCCTTTGAGAAAAGATATTGATGAGATGAATGATTGGGTGTACCATCAGATCAACAATGGGGTATACAAGACGGGGTTCGCAACAACACAGGAAGCCTACAAGGAGAATATCTATCCGTTGTTCGAGGCGCTAGATCGTATCGAAAACCACCTAGCGCAGCCAGGACACCAGCCATATCTGTTCGGCGAAAACATAACCGAGGCCGATATTCGCCTGTACACAACCATTGCCCGGTTCGACGTGGCGTACTATCTGATCTTTAAATGTAACCTCAAGATGATACGACATGATTATCCACGAATCCATGATTGGTATCGTCGGTTGTACTTTGACGAGTCCAAGCGGACGCGGGGGGGTGCCTTTAAGAAGACAACATATTTTGACATTGTAAGCAGCGTTCTTGGAGATTTAGCTGACTTGACCAAATCGCTAATTCTAGCCTGCAGTACAAATTTGGCTACCTGA